A part of Spiribacter vilamensis genomic DNA contains:
- a CDS encoding lysophospholipid acyltransferase family protein: MSDSSTPSTGTRHRIGQRLSLALLWMLGKLPPRIALFIGETIGRLFNRLPTQRRRVAQRNLELCFPELGQAQREHITRANLRYTGRGIAETALAWFGGARVDHIPCDVHGLENLEAAQSGGSPVILLSGHFLCIELAARLIGPRIRMAAIYKPMRKKPLMDRTMLRSRSRTLADVLPRTDLRKIVRVLRQGTPVWYAGDQDYGVRNSEFVSFMGVQTPTTTGLMRLSRMSSAKVVPLFFNINADGNGYEIWLEPAMEGFPTGNDRTDAQWMNAVIERGIRAHPEQYLWLHRRFKHPPPGERPAYGDALQKPRNRYGAAP; encoded by the coding sequence GTGTCCGACTCCAGCACACCATCGACGGGCACGCGTCATCGCATCGGGCAGCGCCTCTCGCTGGCACTGCTCTGGATGCTCGGCAAACTGCCGCCGCGTATTGCCCTGTTTATCGGCGAGACCATCGGTCGCCTCTTCAACCGCCTCCCGACCCAGCGACGCCGGGTCGCGCAGAGAAACCTCGAGCTCTGCTTCCCGGAGTTGGGACAGGCACAACGTGAGCACATCACTCGCGCCAACCTGCGCTACACCGGGCGAGGGATCGCGGAAACCGCGCTTGCCTGGTTCGGGGGAGCACGCGTGGATCATATTCCCTGCGACGTCCACGGGCTGGAAAACCTTGAGGCCGCGCAATCCGGCGGATCGCCGGTCATTCTGTTGTCAGGGCATTTTTTGTGTATCGAGCTTGCCGCGAGACTGATCGGGCCCCGGATCCGGATGGCTGCGATCTACAAGCCGATGCGCAAAAAACCGCTGATGGACCGGACAATGCTGCGGAGCCGGTCGCGGACACTGGCGGATGTGCTGCCAAGGACAGACCTCCGCAAAATCGTGCGGGTTCTCAGACAGGGAACGCCGGTGTGGTATGCGGGAGACCAGGATTACGGCGTCCGCAACAGCGAGTTCGTGTCCTTTATGGGTGTCCAGACACCCACCACCACCGGATTGATGCGTCTCAGTCGAATGAGCAGCGCGAAGGTCGTACCGCTTTTTTTCAACATCAACGCCGATGGCAACGGCTATGAGATATGGCTGGAGCCGGCGATGGAGGGATTCCCCACCGGCAACGATCGTACCGATGCCCAGTGGATGAACGCGGTGATCGAGCGCGGGATTCGCGCCCACCCCGAGCAGTACCTCTGGCTCCACCGCCGGTTCAAGCACCCGCCTCCGGGTGAGCGGCCGGCCTACGGCGATGCGCTGCAGAAACCCCGCAACCGTTATGGAGCAGCACCGTGA
- the waaF gene encoding lipopolysaccharide heptosyltransferase II: MTNQPEDAVLVVGPGWVGDMVMAQSLFKALREQAPDRPVDVVAPPWGQALLERMPEVRHTFTLPVPHGEFGLSRRWSLGQALKRLGHSQAIVLPRSAKAALVPWLARIPKRTGYLGEHRYGLLNDIRPLDRQSTYRTVDRFVALGDPNGSEFGTGTNQPTIQPPALTTSRDQQQATLETLGIADKFGTGTILTLCPGAEYGPAKRWPAASFAALANRYLERGCQVVLLGSDKDSELTRDIAAAAPGVLDLAGQTTLSQAIDLLAASSVVVTNDSGLMHIAAATSAPVIALYGSSDPQYTPPLSDRAEIIYRGLECSPCFQRHCPLGHLNCLRGITPDHVTHMIDQQLGQIA; encoded by the coding sequence GTGACTAACCAGCCCGAGGACGCCGTCCTGGTCGTCGGACCCGGCTGGGTGGGCGACATGGTGATGGCGCAGAGCCTTTTCAAAGCGCTTCGAGAGCAGGCACCCGACCGGCCGGTCGATGTCGTAGCACCCCCTTGGGGACAGGCACTTCTCGAGAGAATGCCGGAGGTTCGCCACACGTTCACTTTACCGGTACCGCATGGCGAGTTCGGACTGAGTCGGCGCTGGAGTTTGGGACAGGCACTAAAACGACTCGGCCACTCCCAGGCGATCGTATTGCCACGATCGGCGAAAGCCGCCCTTGTCCCGTGGCTCGCGCGCATCCCAAAACGCACGGGCTACCTCGGCGAGCATCGCTACGGGCTGCTTAACGACATCAGACCGCTCGACCGGCAGAGCACCTACCGAACGGTCGATCGTTTCGTCGCGCTGGGTGATCCGAATGGGTCGGAGTTTGGGACAGGCACAAACCAGCCCACCATCCAGCCACCCGCACTCACCACTTCCCGCGATCAGCAGCAGGCAACCCTCGAAACTTTGGGAATCGCTGATAAGTTCGGGACAGGCACAATCCTCACCCTCTGCCCCGGCGCCGAGTACGGTCCCGCCAAGCGCTGGCCGGCGGCGTCGTTTGCGGCACTGGCGAACAGATACCTGGAGCGCGGCTGCCAGGTGGTGTTGCTGGGTTCTGACAAGGATAGTGAGCTGACCCGGGATATCGCCGCTGCAGCGCCCGGCGTACTCGACCTGGCTGGCCAAACCACGCTGAGCCAGGCGATTGATCTGCTCGCAGCCAGCTCGGTCGTCGTCACCAACGATTCCGGGCTCATGCACATCGCCGCCGCGACATCCGCGCCGGTCATCGCCCTGTACGGTTCGTCAGATCCTCAATATACTCCGCCACTTAGCGATCGCGCGGAGATCATCTACCGCGGCCTCGAGTGCAGCCCCTGCTTCCAGCGACACTGCCCGCTCGGGCACCTTAACTGCCTGCGGGGCATCACACCGGACCATG